A single window of Oerskovia paurometabola DNA harbors:
- the ssd gene encoding septum site-determining protein Ssd has translation MGRAVAAVVGAIGARGGAGTSTVAAVLADGLRRAGRRTVLVDLETRGGGIDVLLGVDHRDGPRWSDLRDARGAVDGRALAGLLPAWRHVPVLSAHRSDPVTLDDGVVVDVCSALADACDVLVLDLPRSVLESTGERAGSGGTEHVALVGACDTLLLVTPLDLPSVAGAVATAALATRHGAGGALRLVARRPAPGRLDPWDVSDVVGLPLAGVVAWDRGHAARVERGQGPDVRPRRPLGRAGTELAVAVGGAGAASRGAA, from the coding sequence ATGGGCAGGGCAGTGGCAGCCGTCGTGGGTGCGATCGGCGCACGCGGCGGAGCAGGGACGAGCACGGTCGCGGCCGTGCTCGCGGACGGGTTGAGGCGGGCCGGACGCCGTACGGTGCTCGTCGACCTCGAGACCCGAGGCGGCGGGATCGACGTGCTGCTAGGCGTCGACCACCGGGACGGACCACGCTGGTCCGACCTGCGCGACGCGCGCGGCGCCGTCGACGGGCGCGCGCTCGCCGGGCTCCTGCCCGCCTGGCGGCACGTGCCGGTCCTCAGCGCGCACCGCAGCGACCCCGTGACCCTCGACGACGGCGTGGTCGTGGACGTCTGCTCGGCCCTCGCCGACGCGTGCGACGTCCTGGTCCTCGACCTGCCGCGCTCGGTGCTGGAGAGCACGGGCGAGCGTGCCGGCTCCGGTGGCACGGAGCACGTCGCGCTCGTGGGGGCCTGCGACACGCTCCTCCTCGTGACCCCGCTCGACCTGCCCTCGGTCGCCGGGGCCGTCGCGACCGCCGCGCTCGCGACCCGGCACGGCGCCGGCGGAGCCCTGCGACTCGTAGCGCGGCGACCCGCACCAGGTCGCCTCGACCCGTGGGACGTGAGCGACGTCGTCGGGCTGCCGCTCGCCGGGGTCGTCGCCTGGGACCGTGGGCACGCCGCGCGCGTCGAGCGCGGGCAAGGGCCGGACGTCCGTCCCCGGCGCCCCCTCGGGCGCGCCGGGACCGAGCTGGCCGTCGCGGTCGGTGGCGCCGGGGCCGCCTCGCGGGGCGCAGCATGA
- a CDS encoding type II secretion system F family protein produces MSDWSTGVDWSVVVVVACGALVATSPWWVARAGVRARLAGLTRGVRVASGAGAVGPVEIGVLLELLGAAVRAGTSVPRALEAVGQAIGGPDGAALHRAGAAVVLGAGWVEAWAGAPPRLAVVQSALGLAWEQGAAPGEALRAAGEQLRSDQQAAARQAAARLAVHLVLPLGVCFLPAFVLIGLLPVLLSLGGGVLGD; encoded by the coding sequence GTGAGCGACTGGTCCACGGGTGTCGACTGGTCCGTGGTCGTCGTCGTCGCGTGCGGGGCTCTCGTCGCGACGAGCCCGTGGTGGGTCGCGCGGGCCGGGGTGCGTGCCCGGCTCGCCGGGCTCACGCGAGGCGTGCGTGTCGCGAGCGGGGCGGGGGCGGTCGGACCGGTGGAGATCGGTGTCCTGCTCGAGCTGCTCGGGGCCGCGGTCCGCGCGGGGACGAGCGTCCCGCGTGCGCTCGAGGCCGTGGGGCAGGCGATCGGAGGGCCCGACGGCGCCGCGCTCCACCGCGCAGGGGCTGCGGTCGTGCTCGGGGCCGGGTGGGTCGAGGCGTGGGCCGGTGCGCCGCCCCGGTTGGCCGTGGTGCAGTCGGCGCTGGGTCTCGCGTGGGAGCAGGGCGCCGCGCCCGGGGAGGCGCTGCGCGCGGCGGGCGAGCAGCTCCGCAGCGACCAGCAGGCGGCCGCGCGCCAGGCCGCGGCGCGGCTCGCGGTGCACCTCGTGCTGCCGCTCGGCGTGTGCTTCCTGCCGGCCTTCGTCCTCATCGGTCTGCTGCCCGTCCTGCTGTCGCTGGGCGGCGGGGTGCTGGGGGACTGA
- a CDS encoding TadA family conjugal transfer-associated ATPase → MSGDALDDALLAEVRGQLVGGAPADDAQLHAALRGSGRVLGSDALADLTRRARAELYGAGPLQPLLDDPEVTDVLVNSPAEVWVDRGVGLERVPLHLGSPAQVRALAVRLAAAGGQRLDDASPLVDARLPDGTRLHAAIAPVCESGAVISLRVLRSRAFTLDELVETGALHGCWAPVLRRLVAERANMLVSGGTGTGKTTLLAALLSLVPGHERVVCVEEARELVPDHPHVVPLTARRANVEGAGAVDLADLVRNALRMRPDRIVLGECRGAEVREVLMALNTGHDGGLATIHANAAAVVPARLEALAALAGMPREAVAAQAAGALDVVLHLRRSGRVRYLAEIGVVRRDARGELVVDPVATWDRGQDPVYGAGWDAFVDRWGGA, encoded by the coding sequence ATGAGCGGCGACGCGCTCGACGACGCGCTGCTCGCCGAGGTGCGCGGGCAGCTCGTCGGCGGCGCCCCGGCAGACGACGCCCAGCTCCACGCCGCCCTGCGCGGCTCGGGCCGGGTGCTCGGCAGCGACGCGCTCGCGGACCTGACCCGGCGCGCCCGCGCCGAGCTCTACGGTGCGGGCCCGCTCCAACCGCTGCTCGACGACCCCGAGGTGACCGACGTCCTGGTCAACTCTCCCGCGGAGGTGTGGGTCGACCGAGGCGTCGGGCTCGAACGGGTCCCCCTGCACCTGGGGAGCCCCGCGCAGGTGCGGGCGCTCGCCGTCCGGCTGGCCGCGGCGGGCGGGCAGCGGCTCGACGACGCGAGCCCGCTCGTCGACGCCAGGCTGCCCGACGGCACGCGCCTGCACGCCGCGATCGCCCCCGTGTGCGAGTCCGGCGCCGTCATCTCGCTGCGCGTGCTCCGGTCCCGGGCCTTCACGCTCGACGAGCTCGTCGAGACGGGAGCCCTGCACGGGTGCTGGGCGCCCGTGCTGCGTCGCCTCGTCGCCGAACGCGCCAACATGCTCGTCTCGGGCGGCACCGGGACGGGCAAGACGACCCTGCTCGCCGCGCTCCTGTCCCTCGTCCCCGGGCACGAGCGCGTCGTGTGCGTCGAGGAGGCCCGCGAGCTCGTGCCCGACCACCCGCACGTCGTGCCCCTCACGGCGCGGCGCGCCAACGTCGAGGGGGCCGGGGCCGTCGACCTCGCGGACCTCGTCCGCAACGCGCTGCGCATGCGGCCCGACCGGATCGTCCTGGGCGAGTGCCGCGGTGCGGAGGTCCGCGAGGTGCTCATGGCGCTCAACACGGGCCACGACGGCGGCCTCGCCACCATCCACGCCAACGCGGCGGCCGTGGTCCCCGCCCGCCTGGAGGCGCTCGCCGCGCTCGCGGGCATGCCGCGCGAGGCCGTCGCTGCCCAGGCCGCCGGGGCCCTCGACGTGGTCCTCCACCTGCGGCGGTCCGGACGCGTGCGGTACCTCGCCGAGATCGGGGTCGTGCGGCGCGACGCCCGCGGAGAGCTCGTGGTCGACCCCGTCGCGACGTGGGACCGGGGGCAGGACCCGGTCTACGGCGCCGGGTGGGACGCGTTCGTGGACCGGTGGGGCGGGGCGTGA
- a CDS encoding FAD-dependent oxidoreductase, protein MARPLEARMITLAELRAVAMFEPLPPEPLEFLVGAVEDIRLLPGEYFAHEGDERAFFVVIEGRAEITKMVAGTERVIGVRTPGTFFGEVPMTLSTAFPASGRATEVSRVIKLEAPVFYTLAAMAPSVPDHVASLARSYLDALQAHASEKPVAQACVIGPRFDARVRDLATFLTRNHVPFDRVVVEPEDEPDGAADVVHPVLELRDGSRLADPAMRDVARAVGLAVEPAHDEYDVVVLGAGPAGLTAAVNAAAEGLRTLVVESLAPGGQAGTSTRIENYTGFPYGISGDDLASRALTQAQRLGAEIVVTRTVGAIDPGAHRVVLDGGDTVRAPVVIVATGVEWRSLALPAVDRFLGNGLYYGAARSDAALAQGQDVCIVGAGNSAGQAAIFFSRHARSVTMLVRGPSLGASMSRYLIDQIGANPGIRVETRHQISDLHGDGALESLDVLDTSTGATTRRALPVVFVMIGADAVTGWLAPEIARDAHGFVLTGGDAAATPGWTADRRPFALETSVPGVFAIGDVRSGSVKRVAAGVGEGGMVIAYAHQYLALAP, encoded by the coding sequence GTGGCCCGCCCGCTGGAGGCACGCATGATCACGCTCGCCGAGCTCCGCGCCGTCGCGATGTTCGAGCCCCTGCCGCCCGAGCCTCTCGAGTTCCTCGTGGGCGCCGTCGAGGACATCCGCCTCCTGCCGGGGGAGTACTTCGCGCACGAGGGCGACGAGCGCGCGTTCTTCGTCGTGATCGAGGGTCGGGCCGAGATCACCAAGATGGTGGCCGGCACCGAACGCGTGATCGGGGTGCGCACGCCCGGCACGTTCTTCGGCGAGGTCCCCATGACGTTGAGCACTGCGTTCCCGGCGAGCGGTCGCGCGACCGAGGTGTCGCGCGTCATCAAGCTCGAGGCCCCCGTGTTCTACACGCTCGCGGCCATGGCCCCTTCCGTGCCGGACCACGTCGCGAGCCTCGCCCGCTCGTACCTCGACGCGCTCCAGGCGCACGCGTCGGAGAAGCCCGTCGCGCAGGCGTGCGTGATCGGCCCACGGTTCGACGCGAGGGTCCGGGACCTCGCCACGTTCCTGACGCGCAACCACGTCCCGTTCGACCGGGTCGTGGTCGAGCCGGAGGACGAGCCCGACGGCGCGGCTGACGTCGTGCACCCCGTGCTCGAGCTCCGCGACGGGTCCCGGCTCGCCGACCCCGCGATGCGGGACGTCGCCCGCGCGGTGGGGCTCGCGGTGGAACCGGCGCACGACGAGTACGACGTCGTCGTCCTGGGGGCCGGTCCCGCGGGGCTGACCGCGGCGGTCAACGCGGCCGCGGAGGGGCTGCGCACGCTCGTCGTCGAGAGCCTCGCGCCGGGCGGCCAGGCCGGGACCTCGACCCGCATCGAGAACTACACGGGCTTCCCGTACGGCATCTCGGGGGACGACCTCGCGAGCCGCGCCCTCACGCAGGCCCAGCGCCTGGGGGCGGAGATCGTCGTGACGCGCACGGTCGGCGCGATCGACCCGGGCGCGCACCGGGTCGTGCTCGACGGCGGCGACACGGTGCGAGCTCCCGTCGTGATCGTCGCGACGGGTGTCGAGTGGCGCTCGCTCGCGCTGCCCGCGGTCGACCGCTTCCTCGGCAACGGCCTGTACTACGGGGCCGCGCGCAGCGACGCCGCGCTCGCGCAGGGGCAGGACGTCTGCATCGTCGGCGCGGGCAACTCCGCGGGGCAGGCCGCGATCTTCTTCTCGCGGCACGCCCGGTCGGTCACGATGCTGGTGCGCGGGCCGTCCCTCGGGGCGAGCATGTCGCGATACCTGATCGACCAGATCGGTGCGAACCCCGGGATCCGCGTCGAGACGCGCCATCAGATCTCCGACCTGCACGGCGACGGGGCGCTCGAGTCCCTCGACGTGCTCGACACCTCGACGGGGGCCACGACCCGGCGTGCGCTGCCCGTCGTGTTCGTCATGATCGGCGCGGACGCGGTGACGGGCTGGCTCGCGCCCGAGATCGCGCGGGACGCGCACGGGTTCGTCCTCACGGGCGGGGACGCGGCGGCCACGCCAGGGTGGACGGCCGACCGGCGGCCGTTCGCGCTCGAGACGAGCGTGCCGGGCGTCTTCGCGATCGGCGACGTGCGCTCGGGCTCGGTCAAGCGGGTCGCGGCGGGGGTCGGCGAGGGCGGGATGGTCATCGCGTACGCGCACCAGTACCTCGCGCTCGCTCCCTGA
- a CDS encoding YciI family protein, translating to MFLLYEDEQVWAAASADERSRYMVQHDEFAAFLRERGRLEAAEALSTVSAATTVRRRDGDVVVTEGPYAELTEQLGGFYLADLPSIDTAIEAVALLPQYTVELRPVVDVDDL from the coding sequence ATGTTCCTGCTGTACGAGGACGAGCAGGTCTGGGCCGCGGCCTCCGCCGACGAGCGGTCGCGGTACATGGTGCAGCACGACGAGTTCGCGGCGTTCCTGCGCGAGCGCGGGAGGTTGGAGGCCGCCGAGGCGTTGAGCACGGTCTCGGCGGCGACCACGGTCCGGCGCCGCGACGGCGACGTCGTCGTGACCGAGGGACCGTACGCCGAACTCACCGAGCAGCTCGGCGGGTTCTATCTCGCGGACCTGCCGAGCATCGACACCGCGATCGAGGCCGTCGCCCTCCTGCCGCAGTACACGGTCGAGCTCCGTCCGGTCGTGGACGTGGACGACCTATGA
- a CDS encoding RNA polymerase sigma factor gives MTEADDALSAAWREHWARLLAMLVARYRRPDLAEDALADAFAAAARTWPEDGVPDSPAAWLRTAAGRRVLDRLRAEAVAVQKVPLMIVEARSAADASDAVPGPPDDGAHLPDERLRLVFSCCHPALSVEARTALTLRFVAGLPVADIARLFLVQDSTMAARLTRAKKRLVAAGIPFEVPPPERLGGRLDDVASVLYLIFTAGYAPGTGSDVLRVELAGEAIRLGRLLDELVPGRPVVRALLALMVLQHSRRDARTAADGSLVLLADQDRSRWHGEEIAAGLALLASVPDDVTGLADEYRLQASIAAAHAVAGRATDTDWGAIADLYADLEAATGSAMVRLARSVAVAEARGPLAALALIDEFEGIDEILRTNHRLPATRAELLSRADRPTEAAASFEEAVRRCGNAAEREHLTRRLVEVRAAARR, from the coding sequence GTGACCGAGGCGGACGACGCGCTCTCGGCCGCCTGGCGGGAGCACTGGGCGCGGTTGCTCGCGATGCTCGTCGCGCGCTACCGCCGCCCGGACCTCGCGGAGGACGCGCTCGCGGACGCGTTCGCCGCTGCGGCCCGTACCTGGCCCGAGGACGGCGTGCCCGACTCCCCCGCCGCCTGGCTGCGCACCGCGGCCGGGCGGCGGGTCCTCGACCGCCTGCGCGCGGAGGCGGTCGCCGTCCAGAAGGTCCCGCTCATGATCGTGGAGGCACGGTCGGCGGCGGACGCCTCGGACGCGGTGCCCGGCCCGCCCGACGACGGCGCGCACCTGCCCGACGAACGGCTCCGGCTCGTCTTCTCGTGCTGCCACCCGGCGCTGTCGGTCGAGGCGCGCACGGCGCTGACGCTGCGGTTCGTCGCAGGTCTGCCGGTCGCGGACATCGCGCGCCTCTTCCTGGTCCAGGACTCGACCATGGCTGCTCGCCTGACGCGTGCGAAGAAGCGCTTGGTCGCGGCAGGCATCCCGTTCGAGGTCCCGCCGCCCGAGCGGCTGGGCGGACGGCTCGACGACGTCGCCTCGGTCCTGTACCTGATCTTCACCGCGGGCTATGCGCCGGGCACGGGGTCGGACGTCCTGCGGGTCGAGCTCGCGGGCGAGGCGATCCGCCTGGGGCGCCTGCTCGACGAGCTGGTGCCGGGGCGCCCGGTCGTGCGCGCGCTGCTGGCGCTCATGGTGCTCCAGCACTCGCGCCGGGACGCGCGGACGGCGGCGGACGGGTCGCTCGTGCTGCTCGCGGACCAGGACAGGTCGCGGTGGCACGGTGAGGAGATCGCGGCGGGCCTCGCGCTGCTCGCGTCCGTGCCCGACGACGTCACGGGCCTCGCGGACGAGTACCGCCTCCAGGCGTCGATCGCCGCCGCACACGCCGTCGCGGGACGCGCCACCGACACCGACTGGGGCGCGATCGCCGACCTGTACGCGGACCTGGAGGCGGCCACGGGCTCGGCGATGGTGCGCCTCGCGAGGTCGGTCGCGGTCGCCGAGGCCCGGGGGCCGCTCGCCGCCCTGGCCCTGATCGACGAGTTCGAAGGGATCGACGAGATCCTGCGGACGAACCATCGGCTGCCCGCGACGCGTGCCGAGCTGCTGTCGCGCGCCGACCGGCCGACGGAGGCCGCGGCGTCGTTCGAGGAGGCCGTGCGTCGCTGCGGGAACGCGGCCGAGCGAGAGCACCTGACGCGGCGGCTGGTCGAGGTGCGCGCTGCCGCGCGGCGGTGA
- a CDS encoding YciI family protein → MSTEYAILIHAPEDGTPAMRPDLAAEIMAQHDEFTRRVVAEGHRITGGVELEAAGTATLVRPGVGTTEGPFTELAEQIGGLYLVVSDDLPGLATIIDEVFAGDGCTYEIRPTVDHGGTGDATDPEAAVASTAGAGA, encoded by the coding sequence ATGAGCACCGAGTACGCGATCCTCATCCACGCCCCGGAGGACGGCACGCCTGCCATGCGTCCGGACCTGGCCGCGGAGATCATGGCCCAGCACGACGAGTTCACGCGCCGCGTCGTCGCCGAGGGGCACCGCATCACGGGCGGCGTAGAGCTCGAAGCCGCCGGGACGGCGACCCTGGTCCGCCCGGGCGTCGGGACGACCGAGGGCCCGTTCACCGAGCTCGCCGAGCAGATCGGCGGCCTCTACCTGGTCGTGAGCGACGACCTGCCCGGGCTCGCGACGATCATCGACGAGGTGTTCGCGGGCGACGGCTGCACGTACGAGATCCGCCCCACGGTCGACCACGGCGGGACCGGCGACGCGACCGACCCCGAGGCTGCCGTCGCGTCGACCGCCGGCGCGGGGGCCTGA